AAATGTCACCTTTACTTTTATGAATAGCGGCGAAGGCATGGCGTCCGTGATCGAGACTTCAAACGGAGGAATTGCGGTTATTGACACTGGGACTGGAGAGAATCCTTTTTTGCAGGACTACATACAAGGGAGGAAAGTCGATATTCTTTTACTAACCAGTCTGGACGTTGGCCATATTGGCGGATTGACATCCTTGCTGGACACTTGCCCGGTCGAGAAATGCTTCTTTCCCGGCAGCAGTGGTCTTGCCGCATATGATGATGTTTCAGCGTTAATTTCAGCGCATGAGATTTCGATCTCAAATGATGAGCAATATGAAATGGATGATGTGGTCATAAAACCCATTGATTTTACAGAAAATAACATTGCATATATGGTTGTTCACGGAAGTGACCGCTTAATTTACCAGGGGGATCAAACGCCTGAGAATGCAACGAAAATGCTGCTCTCTGATGACTTGAAGTATTCAAGTATTACAGGGATCGTTGCAGCTAAGAATGGCGAAAATGCTTATTTTTGCAGCGATTTATTGCGAAAACATCCAAAGTTTGTCGTTGCTAATATTACAGAAAACAATGATGGAAATAATCAATTAACCACATATTGTAAAGAAAATAATACTGATCTGTATACCTTCGTGGCAAACCCGATGATACCACTTCATTTTTCATCATCAGGAAATGAAATGAAGTTAGTTGGATTTGGATAAGAATGGAGCAGACACACTAATTTCTTGACTATTCTATTCCAATCGATATAATAGGATCATAAAGTAATTGACAAGCTGAGAGCAAGTGGTTTCACAAAAGCAAACCACAGTTTGAATGGAGGCTAAAATATGGATGAACACATTCCTTACACTTATGAAGAAAAACATGAAAGCTATGATACCTGTGAAAAACAGCTTTATTGGGATGTTGCAATTGGGTTGAATCAAGTGGATGCTTTAAAACCATCACAATACTTAAAGAAACTCATTCCTAAAAATATTTATGGCGCAGCATCAAATAAGGAAGTCGAAGATTCTTTAAAAGCCTATTACCGTGAAAAGAGCATTGTCAATC
The DNA window shown above is from Eubacterium limosum and carries:
- a CDS encoding MBL fold metallo-hydrolase, which codes for MNDKKAIILYSILGLIVIFSTLVTSALLMNKDSNHSEDTSKAAMTTEVQGNVTFTFMNSGEGMASVIETSNGGIAVIDTGTGENPFLQDYIQGRKVDILLLTSLDVGHIGGLTSLLDTCPVEKCFFPGSSGLAAYDDVSALISAHEISISNDEQYEMDDVVIKPIDFTENNIAYMVVHGSDRLIYQGDQTPENATKMLLSDDLKYSSITGIVAAKNGENAYFCSDLLRKHPKFVVANITENNDGNNQLTTYCKENNTDLYTFVANPMIPLHFSSSGNEMKLVGFG